Genomic window (Phaeodactylum tricornutum CCAP 1055/1 chromosome 3, complete sequence):
TAAGTATTCACATGTTTCGGAAATACTATTCCGATGAGCCTGAGTCGACTTGAAATAGGTATGGTATCTTGGCAAGCCGGAGCGGGGCGGGGCGGACGGTTGGTTCGCGGCTCGCAGACTGACGTAAGCGGCACTGACATCCTATGTTTCTGATCCACCTGTAAAAAACAGGAAAAAAATGTTATCGGTACCCAGCGAATGGCTTTCTGAGATGGCTGGACCTTTCGAAAGACAAATATTCTATCAAAGGAGCTTTTAATAAACAGATTTATTGGAAATTATTCCTTAAAGAAAGTTCACGATTCGAGGGCATATTCGGCGTTGGATGTTCTATGAGTCCCTAGGCGTCACCTTCAGGGAAGCAAACGGATTTACATTTAATTATAGCGAATTAGTATAATTGATGCCGGTTAGCATAATTGAAGTATCATTACCTTTCTTGATTGGTGGCTTTTTACGGTTAGTTGAAGAAGCTTTTCGACGACCTATTGGGACAACCAAAAGATCGTATTTACTTAGCTTGTACTTTTGAGAAATCCAGGTCTTCGTTAAAATTGTCAGCGCTTTTCCCACAACACTCGTTTGCACTGCAGTGTATACCGGGAATCGGCATGGGCGACCGCTCGCCTTTTGAATTCATCCAGCTCGAGTGCCGCTCCGTAGCTTCCGGTATCCGTTCTACGGCATTCAGTTGAAGGTTTTCCCTATTTCACATGGTCCCCGAGAACCACTCTGAGTTGTGAAAAGACCGCAACGCTAATAGTTTCACGTTTGGGATCCCTTCGAATTTAACTTTTTCTGGATCTTATCATCAAGATGGCCGACTCTCCTCCAAGCGAAGATCTCTTTCTCACTAAAGAAGATGAAACGAGTGAAGTTCCTTTACCGAATTCAGGCCCTGCCTCTGAGCATGAGAATACAGCGTTGGTCGAAAACATCAGTCGCGAATCGGGGAAGCAGACTGAACGTGCTGTCGCCGATGCCCTAAGTGAGGTGAATGAGACAACAGAGGCCGATGGATCAGAGGAAAGCAAAGGATCTGAAGGCGAGAAAGATTTGAAACGCTCGCCGGCAGAAATTGGAGAGGCTGAATGTGAAGTTGGAGCAAAGAAGACGAAAATTGACGATTCCGACCAGACCCAACCTGCTGAAGAGAAAGACAACGAGGATGGCCCTGCCCCTGTCGTTGCAAGTAAGGAAGGAATCAACTTCTTCCATGACGCGGATGTTCTTTCAGGTCGGGGTGGGGGGACCAACGTTCATCCTGGAAATCGGAACTTCCGTGACATGATCAACCTTCATCGCAGAGCTTACCTTAAGGCTCGTAAGAACGACAAGCCTGCCATCTCCCGCGCAATTGTCCGTTCTATACGTGAAAGCAAAGGCAAGTTCCTCAAGAAGGATGAAAAAACTGGGCTTTGGTTTGAGATTGGAGACGACGCCGCACGCGAAAAAACCAGTCAGGCCCTGCGCCAACGTGCTCCGGAGATGCGCAAGCTTCTTTTCGATACTGAGCGTGAAGAAGCTCGTGCTGTCGCGGAAGAGCATCTTCGCCAACAGCGCATGTACATGGGGATACCACCGAATCAAGAAATGATGCAAAACATGGGCATACCCCCGGGCATGGCTCCAAATCCCATGTTTGCCAACCCAGCGTTGTTTGCGCAGATGCAGAAGAATGGCATGCCCATGCCTCAAGGCCCAGAAGCTTACTCCCACATGTTCTCCGCAGCGCTTATGCAAAATGGCATGAATCGCTTCACTTCCAACGGAACCTGAAATGAATCTGACTTCTTCTTGTGATCGTAGGGGAATGGGGCAGGTTTGCCCTTGGGGTCTGTAATCGAAAACAGGACTACCACTTTAACAAggagttttggaaagctaTCATGTGGCAGCCTGTTCTTGTGTCGTTATACAATATAGGTTCGCTAGTGACTCACTTGAAATCAAACTCGTGTATAgtattttcaaatttttttgacGTATATATTGCTTTCTCTCTGTAAAAAGGGTATTAATTGAACCGACTGTCAAATGATAAATCAACAATACGACATTGTTGCAAAATAGGTCGGCTTGCTATCTCTGGATGTTTGAGGtcctctttttgtttcttcgtTGGAACTGCTGTGTGGAGACTTACAATGCCCTCATGATGCGGGTGGCCATACCGAGATAGTGCTTCGTTCTGAAGTAAAAAGATATGGAAATTATAAAGATACGGGGGATCGGTTGTCTTGGAAAATAACTCAGTTGAAAGCTTTCACTGTCATGTTCAAGCTTCCGTGCCCGCCACCCTATACTATTTACTATTATGCTGAAGCGCCACTGCTTTACAACTCTATAAACTTACACTTAGTGTCGAAGGGAGCTTTAAGACAACGAGAATTCGTCCGAAAATCATTCTCTGACAGAAATATAATAGCCCCTCTATGTTACTTTACGACTGATACAATCTTGGCACTAAATACGCGTACTACTTAAATGGATTTTTTTTCATAGAATATCGCCAACTGACCTTTCACAAAAGAGCGATTTTGCTGTACCTCTGTGGATGTCGGTTCTTTGGAAGCTCCCGGATTTGGACCTCAAGCTTTACCTGTACATTTGAAAGAATCATCCTAAGATCGCATGGTTGACGCTCAAAGTCAGTGCACACTACGGCCAATACGATCTTGGTGGAGCGCAGGTTTCAGTCGATGTTGCCAAATGTCGAAGTGAAATATGAGGCTGTACGTTGCGTGCGTGATTCCAATTTTGCTAACAGAGTCTTCTTATTCTTTCTGACTGACACGTATCTGTTACTTGATTTAGCCAAGGCTACTTCGCGCTTTGGGAAAAGCTCTAAACTTGCTGAGGCTGGGATATTCCACCAACTTTGCCgaattcgtcgtcgtcgacagTAAAAGTAGTGGTAGCTACCGCTCTGGAATGGTGATCTTAGCGTCTTGGTTCATTGGACTGCTTGTACTATGGTTGATTGTTCTTACTACTTTGAAAATTCGAGGCGATACTGTAGGATGTGCATCCGGTCACGCATTTCAAAGCCATACCAGTTACGATCTCAATTATCGAAGTCATGGAGCTGGACCCAATAAAGTTGAAGAACAGGAGGACAGTATCGCTGAGTTTTTACATTCAATACCGAACAACGATGACTCCTTGAACTCTTCGCTTCCATCTTTTGTTGATAAGGATGCTTCTGTTGACTATGAGTCTGAGACTAACACGAATGATGAGAGTACCCTATGTTCTGAAATCTCTCTCCCATCTACCAGGGAACGCCGCACGCGGATCGTGTTTTGCGTTCTTTCTTGTATTTCCCTTGCCATCGTCTCCAtgatttttgttttcgttttaGCTCCTTTCAACAAGACAACAAATGATGTGGGTGCTTATCTATCAGATGCTCAAGAAGTATTGGATCAAGCAACAGTATGGGCGAGTACTGCCGAAAGAGCAATCAATGGTACTCTCTTTTTCATCCAGACGATACCTGCAAGCGTCGACCTTCTTTGCCCACTTTCGTCCGAACAAGAATTGAGAACTAAGCTGGGGGTTGATATTGGCGGCATGCTTAATCTATTTGGGGGGGAGTATGTGGTCCTCCAAGAGACGATAAAAGGATCCCTATATGATATTGACAGAGTACTTTTTGGTATCGAAGAATCAATCAACTTTCTCGAGGTGGTATCAGATGGAGCTCGCGCATTTTTTTGGGTTGTACCTACTCTTTTGTTTGGAGTCAGTACTCTTATTGCCTTTGCACTGTTTGGTGTC
Coding sequences:
- a CDS encoding predicted protein is translated as MADSPPSEDLFLTKEDETSEVPLPNSGPASEHENTALVENISRESGKQTERAVADALSEVNETTEADGSEESKGSEGEKDLKRSPAEIGEAECEVGAKKTKIDDSDQTQPAEEKDNEDGPAPVVASKEGINFFHDADVLSGRGGGTNVHPGNRNFRDMINLHRRAYLKARKNDKPAISRAIVRSIRESKGKFLKKDEKTGLWFEIGDDAAREKTSQALRQRAPEMRKLLFDTEREEARAVAEEHLRQQRMYMGIPPNQEMMQNMGIPPGMAPNPMFANPALFAQMQKNGMPMPQGPEAYSHMFSAALMQNGMNRFTSNGT